The following proteins are encoded in a genomic region of Helicobacter macacae MIT 99-5501:
- a CDS encoding trans-sulfuration enzyme family protein translates to MKKLHQDTLLIHGGECIDAATGAVNFPIYQTSTYAQESLGKHKGYEYSRTGNPTRSALERLIAELESGVAGFGFASGMAASSCVFSLFSRGDKIIISSNVYGGTFRVLDKVFARFGIEYEIIDMRDENALESSLQRDKNHIKALFLETPANPLMTVTSIGSVAKIAKKHGVLLIVDNTFMTPYLQKPLELGADIVVHSATKYLGGHSDIVAGCVVVGDKELGERIAFLQNSIGAVLAPFDSFLLIRGIKTLGVRMQRHCENALKIAQYLEANPAIERVYYPLLESSGDKATQESQARGGGGMISFELKGGYDFKTFLQSCALIPLAESLGGVESLLCHPASMTHASIPKEIRESVGIKESLIRLSVGIENVDDLIADIQNALNKSKI, encoded by the coding sequence ATGAAAAAACTCCACCAAGACACACTTCTAATCCACGGTGGCGAGTGTATAGACGCCGCCACAGGTGCGGTAAATTTCCCTATCTATCAAACTTCTACTTATGCACAAGAATCACTAGGCAAGCACAAAGGCTATGAGTATTCGCGCACGGGCAATCCCACTAGAAGCGCACTAGAGCGACTTATCGCCGAGCTAGAAAGTGGAGTGGCTGGCTTTGGCTTTGCTTCTGGTATGGCAGCTAGTAGCTGCGTGTTTAGCCTTTTTTCTCGTGGGGATAAAATCATAATATCAAGCAATGTCTATGGTGGGACTTTCCGCGTGCTAGATAAGGTATTTGCGCGTTTTGGCATAGAGTATGAAATCATTGATATGCGCGATGAAAACGCACTAGAATCTAGCTTGCAAAGAGACAAAAACCACATAAAAGCACTATTTTTAGAAACCCCTGCAAACCCGCTAATGACCGTTACCTCCATAGGGAGCGTGGCAAAAATCGCCAAAAAGCACGGAGTTCTTTTGATAGTGGATAATACCTTTATGACGCCATATTTACAAAAGCCATTAGAGCTTGGAGCGGACATTGTGGTGCATTCTGCGACTAAGTATCTAGGCGGGCATAGCGACATAGTCGCAGGCTGTGTGGTGGTGGGGGATAAAGAGCTAGGAGAGAGAATCGCATTTTTGCAAAACTCTATCGGTGCGGTGCTTGCGCCATTTGATAGCTTTTTGCTGATTCGAGGGATAAAGACTTTGGGCGTTAGAATGCAGCGACATTGTGAAAACGCACTAAAAATAGCGCAATATTTGGAGGCAAATCCAGCCATAGAGAGAGTGTATTATCCCCTGCTAGAATCAAGCGGGGATAAAGCTACCCAAGAATCCCAAGCACGCGGTGGTGGGGGAATGATAAGTTTTGAGCTAAAAGGTGGCTATGATTTTAAGACATTTTTACAATCCTGCGCTCTTATCCCACTAGCAGAATCACTAGGTGGAGTAGAATCGCTTTTGTGCCACCCTGCAAGTATGACACACGCTTCTATCCCAAAGGAGATTAGAGAGAGTGTCGGCATAAAAGAAAGCCTTATCCGCTTATCAGTAGGCATAGAAAATGTCGATGACTTAATCGCGGATATACAAAACGCGCTAAACAAAAGCAAAATCTAA
- a CDS encoding cysteine ABC transporter substrate-binding protein: protein MTKSFITAFVVVLGIVGLGVGLSGCGDEARTLESIKAKNELIIGVFGDKPPFGYINEQGQNVGFDVYVAKRLGRELLGGDEGVKFMLVEAANRAEFLRSNKVDIMMANYTKTPERAQQVDFATPYMKVALGVVSKEGKIINVSQLAGKVLIVNKGTTADFYFTKNHPEIKLLKFEQNTETFAALKDGRGDALAHDNTLLFAWAKENPSYAVGIKKLGEDDVIAPAVKKDNKELLEWINNQMEILAKEGFFTEAYNQTLAPVFGDDIKPSDVVFE, encoded by the coding sequence ATGACAAAGAGCTTCATCACTGCATTTGTAGTAGTGCTTGGCATAGTAGGGCTAGGCGTGGGTTTAAGTGGCTGTGGCGATGAGGCACGCACACTAGAATCCATAAAAGCAAAAAATGAGCTTATCATAGGTGTGTTTGGCGATAAGCCACCATTTGGCTACATAAATGAGCAAGGGCAGAATGTAGGCTTTGATGTGTATGTGGCTAAGCGACTTGGTAGAGAGTTGCTAGGTGGCGATGAGGGTGTGAAATTTATGCTTGTCGAGGCGGCAAATCGAGCGGAGTTTTTGCGCTCAAACAAAGTTGATATAATGATGGCAAACTATACCAAAACACCAGAGAGAGCGCAACAAGTGGATTTTGCTACTCCGTATATGAAAGTCGCGCTTGGTGTGGTAAGCAAAGAGGGCAAAATCATCAATGTATCACAGCTAGCAGGCAAAGTCCTAATCGTAAATAAAGGCACGACAGCGGATTTTTATTTCACAAAAAATCACCCTGAAATCAAGCTACTAAAATTTGAGCAAAATACCGAAACCTTTGCCGCGCTAAAAGACGGCAGAGGCGATGCGCTCGCACACGATAATACGCTACTTTTTGCTTGGGCAAAGGAAAATCCTAGCTATGCAGTGGGGATAAAAAAGCTAGGCGAAGATGATGTAATCGCCCCTGCGGTAAAAAAGGACAACAAAGAGCTACTAGAGTGGATAAACAATCAAATGGAGATTTTGGCAAAAGAGGGATTTTTTACCGAAGCGTATAACCAAACGCTTGCTCCTGTATTTGGCGATGATATAAAGCCAAGTGATGTGGTGTTTGAGTAG
- a CDS encoding tRNA dihydrouridine synthase: MPKIKTPQEQKDIIFENLLFLAPLAGYTDLPFRKVVKRFGVDITVSEMISSHALAFSSAKTLKMLAKSPNETPFSVQIAGSKPEVLSKAIEVLNKQNEINKNYIDILDFNCGCPAPKVANHGNGSGLLKNLDLLVKCLNLIRERTNARYTSVKVRLGFDKKIPLEIANALNDANVDFVVVHARTKADAYKKERIDYQALENMKQVLHHPLIANGEIDSPKKAKEVLDFTGANGVMIGRAALKSPWIFWQIKQGKRSDELPNVIKREIVLEHFDAMIDFYGERGAIMFRKNLHAYAKGEEGASAFRNVVNNISEPKSMREAIEEFFDESRIKADFQAFVELNKKSV; this comes from the coding sequence ATGCCTAAGATAAAAACACCACAAGAGCAAAAAGACATAATTTTTGAAAATCTATTATTTTTAGCTCCACTTGCAGGATATACAGATTTGCCATTTCGCAAAGTAGTCAAGCGATTTGGCGTAGATATTACCGTTAGTGAGATGATAAGCTCCCACGCCCTAGCTTTTAGTAGCGCAAAGACACTAAAAATGCTAGCCAAATCCCCCAATGAAACGCCCTTTTCTGTCCAAATCGCAGGCTCAAAACCCGAAGTGCTAAGCAAAGCCATAGAAGTGCTAAACAAGCAAAACGAGATAAATAAAAACTACATAGACATACTAGATTTTAACTGCGGCTGTCCAGCCCCCAAAGTCGCAAATCACGGCAATGGAAGCGGACTACTAAAAAATCTAGACTTGCTTGTAAAATGCCTAAATCTCATTAGAGAGCGCACCAATGCCCGCTACACAAGCGTGAAAGTTCGGCTAGGATTTGACAAAAAGATTCCCCTAGAAATCGCAAACGCACTAAATGACGCAAATGTAGATTTTGTCGTGGTCCACGCCCGCACAAAAGCCGATGCTTACAAAAAGGAGCGCATAGACTATCAAGCCCTAGAAAATATGAAGCAGGTTTTGCACCACCCACTAATCGCAAATGGAGAGATAGATTCTCCCAAAAAAGCGAAAGAAGTGCTAGATTTCACAGGCGCAAATGGCGTGATGATAGGGAGAGCCGCTCTAAAATCTCCGTGGATTTTTTGGCAGATAAAGCAAGGCAAGCGTAGCGATGAGCTACCAAATGTCATCAAACGCGAGATTGTGCTAGAGCATTTTGATGCGATGATTGATTTTTATGGCGAGCGCGGGGCGATAATGTTTCGCAAAAATCTGCACGCCTATGCCAAAGGCGAGGAGGGTGCTAGTGCTTTTAGAAATGTGGTAAACAACATAAGTGAGCCAAAATCTATGCGTGAAGCGATAGAGGAGTTTTTTGATGAGTCGCGTATAAAGGCGGATTTTCAAGCCTTTGTAGAGCTAAACAAAAAGAGCGTGTAA
- a CDS encoding HIT family protein, which translates to MQQIYAPWRAKYFENEEKGCPFCAISLNPSDDEANFVFFRDELCFCVMNRYPYTPAHFLIIPHEHQASPTQIGTQEWLHLQTLSQKGVALLEEYGAQGVNMGLNIHKSAGAGIPEHLHIHLIPRYSGDTNFFTTISECRTFGVDFKATFQKIKSLSHKHFS; encoded by the coding sequence ATGCAGCAAATCTATGCACCTTGGCGAGCGAAGTATTTTGAAAACGAGGAAAAAGGCTGTCCATTTTGTGCTATCAGCCTAAACCCAAGCGATGATGAAGCAAATTTCGTTTTCTTTCGCGATGAGCTGTGCTTTTGTGTGATGAATCGCTATCCATACACACCCGCGCATTTTCTCATTATCCCCCACGAGCACCAAGCCTCGCCCACACAGATAGGCACACAAGAGTGGCTACACCTCCAAACACTATCCCAAAAAGGTGTCGCGCTTCTAGAGGAGTATGGCGCACAAGGCGTAAATATGGGGCTAAATATCCACAAAAGCGCGGGAGCTGGAATCCCCGAGCACTTACACATACACCTTATCCCTAGATATAGTGGCGATACCAATTTTTTCACTACCATTAGTGAGTGTAGGACTTTTGGCGTGGATTTCAAAGCGACTTTCCAAAAGATAAAATCCCTTAGTCATAAACACTTTAGTTAG
- a CDS encoding ankyrin repeat domain-containing protein yields the protein MGNNFFRLFFAFVLCGGIFSTLSANRYDYLLFSNNYADVRKGVDLGANVNSRLRGSTPLYDASRKNNTDILYLLLKRGAKVNAISHGETALHKVVQFNNLNFTQILLKAGANPNIRDSIRGNTALHYAVALRNSQMISLLLSYGADITITNSAGDTPARYVLSNVSVPSMQAQNKHILLSTTPFRVGSGSVNIMVQNLTESFITITYGALYMNGNLISEQSFSRKIPPHSSVSVGSLPISQDSYENVSVKRSGIATVKYGFGLEYEIEGKAGNFYQSAKAQMQVW from the coding sequence ATGGGAAATAATTTTTTTAGATTGTTTTTTGCCTTTGTGCTGTGTGGGGGGATTTTTAGCACTCTTAGTGCAAATCGCTATGATTATTTGCTCTTTTCAAACAACTACGCCGATGTCCGCAAGGGAGTGGATTTGGGTGCAAATGTAAATAGCAGACTTCGAGGAAGCACGCCACTTTATGACGCTTCGCGCAAAAACAACACTGATATTTTATACCTCCTACTAAAGCGGGGCGCAAAAGTAAATGCTATCTCTCACGGGGAAACAGCACTGCACAAAGTCGTGCAGTTCAACAACCTAAACTTCACTCAAATCCTACTAAAAGCGGGGGCAAACCCAAATATTAGGGATTCTATTCGTGGCAATACCGCTTTGCACTATGCGGTAGCTTTGCGCAACTCACAGATGATTTCGCTTCTTTTGAGCTATGGTGCTGACATCACTATCACAAATAGTGCTGGAGATACGCCCGCAAGATATGTGCTCTCAAATGTAAGCGTGCCAAGTATGCAGGCACAAAATAAGCATATTTTGCTTAGCACCACGCCATTTCGCGTAGGCTCTGGAAGTGTAAATATAATGGTTCAAAACCTCACAGAATCTTTTATCACTATCACTTATGGTGCGCTGTATATGAATGGAAATCTAATCTCTGAGCAAAGTTTCTCACGCAAGATTCCACCTCACTCAAGCGTAAGCGTGGGTAGCTTGCCCATCTCGCAGGATTCTTATGAAAATGTCTCTGTGAAGCGAAGTGGAATCGCAACGGTAAAATATGGATTTGGGCTTGAGTATGAGATTGAGGGGAAAGCGGGGAATTTCTACCAAAGCGCAAAAGCTCAAATGCAAGTGTGGTAA
- the mqnE gene encoding aminofutalosine synthase MqnE → MSATNTASTANISTTSANPLTILEQVLAGKECSASELVRLYECDIFTLGEAANSIRKQKYANKVFFNMNRHINPTNICADVCKFCAFSASRRNPNPYQMTIEEVVAQTVASQSRGAKEVHIVSAHSPHYAYEWYMQCFSEVKKAAPKIHLKAMTAAEVDFLSRRFGKDYRAVLEDMAKAGVDSMPGGGAEIFDEKIRKKLCSGKVSSTRWLEIHSYWHSLGKMSNATMLFGHIEERIHRIDHILRLRDTQCDTQIVESKKGGFNAFIPLLYQRENNYLNLPQPLSGQEILKTLSIARIILHNIPHIKAYWATLGANLALVAQEFGADDMDGTIENESIQSAAGAKSKKGISKEMMIAQIKDAGFVPVERDSLYNELQSY, encoded by the coding sequence ATGAGCGCGACAAATACCGCAAGCACTGCAAATATCTCAACCACTTCAGCAAATCCACTCACTATCTTAGAGCAAGTCCTAGCAGGGAAAGAGTGCTCTGCTAGCGAGCTAGTGCGCTTGTATGAGTGCGATATTTTTACGCTTGGCGAGGCAGCAAACTCTATCCGTAAGCAAAAATACGCAAACAAAGTATTTTTTAATATGAATCGCCATATAAATCCCACAAATATCTGCGCTGATGTGTGTAAGTTTTGCGCGTTTTCTGCAAGCAGGCGAAATCCAAATCCATATCAAATGACGATTGAAGAAGTAGTCGCCCAAACGGTCGCTTCACAATCTCGTGGGGCAAAAGAAGTGCATATCGTCTCTGCTCACAGCCCGCACTATGCTTATGAATGGTATATGCAGTGCTTTAGCGAAGTCAAAAAAGCCGCACCAAAAATCCACCTAAAAGCAATGACCGCTGCGGAAGTGGATTTTCTTAGTCGTAGATTTGGCAAAGATTATCGAGCAGTGCTAGAAGATATGGCAAAAGCTGGTGTGGATTCTATGCCGGGAGGTGGGGCTGAAATCTTTGATGAAAAAATCCGCAAAAAGCTATGTAGTGGCAAAGTATCTAGCACGCGCTGGCTAGAAATCCACTCATATTGGCACTCACTTGGCAAGATGAGTAATGCCACAATGCTTTTTGGACATATTGAGGAGCGAATCCACCGCATAGACCACATTTTAAGGCTTAGAGATACACAATGCGACACACAAATCGTAGAATCCAAAAAGGGCGGATTTAACGCATTTATCCCCCTACTCTATCAGCGCGAAAACAACTACCTAAACCTACCCCAACCACTTAGCGGACAAGAAATCCTAAAGACTTTATCTATCGCTAGAATCATTTTGCACAATATCCCACATATCAAGGCGTATTGGGCGACACTTGGGGCAAATCTCGCCCTTGTAGCCCAAGAATTTGGCGCAGATGATATGGATGGCACGATAGAAAACGAAAGCATACAATCCGCAGCAGGCGCAAAATCCAAAAAAGGCATAAGCAAAGAAATGATGATAGCACAAATAAAAGATGCGGGATTTGTCCCTGTGGAGCGCGATAGCCTCTATAATGAATTGCAAAGCTACTAA
- a CDS encoding DUF1796 family putative cysteine peptidase: MRSYPLYLECALRLSRLFAIFFPSKSLRAKVRSLPFVLAHRTFCRFQKDTIQADIFISLGEACKPALHLRNYGLRKLSSPLDWMMCYDLDEAYRCFEVGFGDFFEKCYEEKSKSAKERYVVSTSNAGMVSIHAFPKSIPLNQYLPTFRKTMQCRFDRLKSKILACDCVAFVCGRTNSIEELADFGKKIGKLFERESKTRERERERESKPRIIIINIRHKENIPKNQITKEVLDFGENLQVVEFICDDTSINEKKYFLGNTLAWHSVMLNLRLS; the protein is encoded by the coding sequence ATGCGTTCGTATCCGTTGTATTTAGAATGTGCCTTGCGTTTAAGTCGGCTTTTTGCCATATTTTTTCCTAGTAAATCCTTGCGTGCAAAGGTGCGTAGCTTGCCTTTTGTGCTTGCTCATCGCACTTTTTGTAGATTTCAAAAAGACACGATTCAAGCAGATATATTTATCTCTCTAGGAGAAGCGTGCAAACCAGCACTTCACTTGCGCAACTATGGGCTACGCAAGCTATCTTCCCCACTTGATTGGATGATGTGCTATGATTTAGATGAGGCTTATCGTTGCTTTGAAGTGGGGTTTGGCGATTTTTTTGAAAAATGCTATGAGGAAAAGTCAAAAAGTGCTAAAGAACGCTATGTAGTCTCTACTAGCAACGCAGGTATGGTAAGTATCCACGCATTTCCCAAATCTATCCCACTAAATCAATATCTGCCTACTTTTAGAAAAACTATGCAGTGCCGTTTTGATAGGCTAAAATCTAAGATTTTGGCTTGTGATTGTGTGGCGTTTGTCTGTGGGAGGACAAATAGCATAGAAGAGCTAGCTGATTTTGGCAAAAAGATTGGCAAACTTTTTGAGAGAGAATCCAAAACGAGAGAGAGAGAGAGAGAGAGAGAGAGTAAACCGCGCATTATCATCATAAACATAAGGCACAAAGAAAATATCCCAAAAAATCAAATCACAAAAGAAGTGCTAGATTTTGGAGAAAATCTGCAAGTGGTGGAATTTATCTGTGATGATACTAGCATAAATGAGAAAAAATACTTTCTAGGCAATACTTTGGCGTGGCATAGCGTGATGCTAAACCTTAGACTTTCATAG
- the flhB gene encoding flagellar biosynthesis protein FlhB, producing the protein MADEQEKTEAPSQHKLSRAKQEGNVAKSPEVSGVVVMLVGLGVLFLLFPFWLDKIKGIYTYALHFPQTGNGTDLTKADVVNIFWNLVSVTGIMLLPIFLVLLVASILGNVAQFGFLLSIKAIYPKFSKINPINGFKRIFSLHNLANGALITLKVLVALGVGGIILLLFLHEIEGVAHLGAIEQILWWRNKCLILIGSMIGVFALMAAADYALKRRQYIKSLKMSKQEVKDEFIQHEGNPEIKGRIRQLMRKNAMNKMMSAIPKAQVVVTNPTHYAVALAFDSQKDQAPRVVAKGIDHLAIRIKDVARQNDIEIIENPPLARSLYKDAPLDREIPREFFEVVISVLIQVNRLRLTKGKKPLF; encoded by the coding sequence ATGGCAGATGAGCAAGAAAAAACCGAAGCCCCCTCCCAGCACAAGCTCTCCCGTGCAAAGCAAGAGGGAAATGTCGCCAAAAGCCCCGAAGTCAGCGGAGTGGTGGTTATGCTTGTGGGGCTTGGTGTGCTGTTTTTGTTATTTCCTTTTTGGCTCGACAAAATCAAGGGAATCTACACTTATGCCCTGCATTTCCCACAGACAGGAAATGGCACAGATTTGACAAAAGCTGATGTTGTAAATATTTTTTGGAATCTAGTGAGTGTTACGGGCATTATGCTATTGCCTATATTTTTGGTGCTACTTGTGGCAAGTATTTTAGGCAATGTCGCGCAATTTGGATTTTTGCTAAGTATCAAGGCGATTTATCCCAAATTTAGCAAAATAAATCCCATAAATGGTTTTAAGCGTATTTTTTCTTTGCACAATCTTGCAAATGGTGCGCTTATCACGCTAAAAGTGCTTGTGGCTTTGGGCGTTGGTGGAATTATACTGCTATTATTTTTGCACGAAATCGAGGGTGTAGCTCATCTTGGTGCGATAGAGCAAATTTTGTGGTGGCGCAACAAATGTTTGATTTTGATAGGCTCGATGATTGGGGTGTTTGCACTAATGGCAGCAGCTGATTATGCGCTTAAGCGCAGACAATACATAAAATCTTTAAAAATGAGCAAGCAAGAAGTCAAAGATGAGTTTATCCAGCACGAAGGAAATCCAGAAATAAAAGGCAGAATCCGCCAGCTTATGCGCAAAAACGCGATGAACAAAATGATGAGCGCGATTCCAAAAGCCCAAGTAGTCGTTACCAACCCCACGCATTACGCCGTAGCACTTGCGTTTGATAGCCAAAAAGACCAAGCCCCGCGCGTAGTCGCAAAAGGCATAGACCACCTAGCTATCCGCATAAAAGATGTCGCTAGGCAAAACGACATAGAAATCATAGAAAACCCACCTCTAGCGCGAAGCCTCTACAAAGACGCACCACTAGATAGAGAAATCCCTAGAGAGTTTTTTGAAGTGGTAATCTCGGTGCTGATACAGGTAAATCGCTTGCGACTAACCAAAGGAAAAAAACCACTATTTTAG
- a CDS encoding YraN family protein, with translation MGEDRACAWLESNGFVILERNFHSRFGEIDIIALETSNTSEGNECKACEDLKCKDIFLEREEDFRCKLDSKESKKDFLLNPTASKSTLHFIEVKSYTKAEPAYAITQKKLSKIYQSIEAYFLNTSKKIQTSTKKAKSTAKITTKSSTKLRKELENIDLDSLPYCVSAVLIKGDKISFLSNVSQNT, from the coding sequence ATTGGCGAGGACAGAGCGTGCGCTTGGCTAGAATCTAATGGTTTTGTGATTTTAGAGCGCAATTTTCACTCGCGATTTGGCGAGATAGATATTATCGCTTTGGAAACTAGCAATACAAGTGAAGGCAATGAGTGCAAAGCCTGCGAGGATTTGAAGTGCAAAGATATTTTTTTGGAGCGTGAGGAGGATTTTAGGTGCAAGCTAGATTCTAAAGAATCTAAAAAAGATTTTCTCCTCAATCCCACTGCTTCAAAATCTACCTTGCACTTTATAGAAGTAAAAAGCTATACAAAAGCCGAACCTGCTTATGCTATCACGCAAAAAAAACTATCCAAAATCTATCAAAGCATAGAGGCGTATTTTTTGAATACGAGCAAAAAAATCCAAACAAGCACAAAAAAAGCAAAATCCACTGCAAAAATCACTACAAAATCTAGCACAAAACTTCGCAAGGAATTAGAAAATATTGATTTAGATTCCTTGCCTTATTGTGTTTCAGCAGTTTTGATAAAGGGCGATAAAATCAGTTTTTTATCAAATGTAAGCCAAAATACATAA
- a CDS encoding YebC/PmpR family DNA-binding transcriptional regulator yields MGRAFEYRRAAKEKRWDKMSKVFPKLAKVITMAAKEGGSDPAMNAKLRTAIANAKAQNMPKDNIDAAIKRASGKDGSFSEVTYEGKASGGVLIFIECTTDNPTRTIANIKSYFNKTQGAQIVPNGSLEFMFARKSVFEFVLPEGKSTEEIELALIDYGLEELERAEENEDSESSKRYAAIGEYSDFGTLSEGFEKLGIPVQKASLQRIPTSPISLSEEQITELEKLLDRIEEDDDVQAVYTNLS; encoded by the coding sequence ATGGGACGAGCGTTTGAATATCGGCGGGCGGCAAAAGAAAAGCGTTGGGATAAGATGAGCAAGGTGTTTCCAAAGCTCGCAAAAGTCATCACAATGGCGGCAAAAGAGGGTGGGAGCGACCCAGCTATGAATGCCAAGCTTCGCACCGCCATAGCCAACGCCAAAGCCCAAAATATGCCAAAGGATAATATCGATGCTGCGATTAAACGCGCAAGTGGCAAGGACGGGAGCTTTAGCGAGGTTACTTACGAGGGCAAGGCAAGCGGTGGTGTGCTGATTTTTATCGAATGCACTACGGATAATCCTACCCGCACGATTGCCAACATAAAAAGCTACTTCAACAAAACGCAAGGTGCGCAAATCGTCCCAAACGGCTCGCTAGAATTTATGTTTGCACGCAAGAGTGTGTTTGAGTTTGTCCTGCCAGAGGGCAAAAGCACGGAGGAAATCGAGCTAGCTCTCATTGATTATGGGCTAGAGGAGCTAGAGAGGGCGGAAGAAAACGAAGATTCTGAATCTTCTAAGAGATACGCGGCTATCGGGGAGTATAGCGATTTTGGGACTTTGAGCGAGGGGTTTGAGAAGCTAGGAATCCCCGTGCAAAAGGCTTCATTACAACGCATTCCAACAAGCCCTATTAGCCTAAGCGAGGAGCAAATTACCGAGCTAGAAAAACTCCTTGATAGAATCGAGGAAGATGACGATGTGCAAGCGGTTTATACAAATCTAAGCTAG